Part of the Streptomyces sp. NBC_01460 genome, CAGGTCGTCATCGCCGCGTCCTGCGACGAGGCGGCGTTCGAGCGGGTGACGGACCTGCGGATATCGCTGTACGACGCGGCGTCCGCCGAGGGAGAGCCGCTCGCCGTCTTCGACGTGCGGGCGGAGACCGGTGAGGAGACCGCCGTCATCTGCGGCGAGCTGTACCGGCGTGGTGACGGCTGGAAGTTCCGGGCCGTGGCGCAGGGCTACCCGACGGGCCTCGTCGGGCTGGCCACCGCCTTCGGCATCTCGGTGGACGAGGCCGAGGCGGCGTCCGAGCCCGGCCCTGCGGCTGTGCCCGACCCCCAGGCCACGGTCCAGCACCCCCCGCCCGGTCCCCGGTCCACGGTGCAGCACCAGCAGCCCGCGCCCGACTCCCAGGCGACGGTCCAGCAGCCCGCCTACGGCTACCCGCAGCCGTCTGCGGCGCCCCAGCCGGCCTACGGCTACCCGCAGCCCACCTCGCCGCCGCAGCCCGCGTACGGCTACCCCCAGCCCGCCGCGGCCCAGCCCGCGTACGGCTACCCGCAACCCGCTGCCGCGGCGGCGCCCGCCGCCGACCCGAATTTCGTGCTCCCCCCGCAGGGCCCGCAGTTCCTCCGCCCGTGAACCGGTGGCGCGGTCACCCTTCACGGCACGCACTCAGGCCCGCGTCTTGTAGCCGCGTCCCCACTGCATGCCGAAGCCGTACATCCGGTCCAGCTCCGACTGGAAGCCGTACACGAACTTCACCTCGCGCCGCACGATCAGCTCGCCCTTGACGTTGTCCACCGTGAACACCGCGCACGAGCGGGCCTGCGGGGCCCGTTCGTCCAGCTCGATCTCGATGCGCGGGCCGTTGCCCGGGTAGAGCGTCACCTTGGCGTGCGTCCGGTCGAAGGCCGGGGTCTGGTCGTAGATGTATACGAAGAACAGCAGGCGCTTGATCTCGTCGCGCTTGTCGAGGTTCACGTAGACGGTCTCGCCCGAGGGCGCCCCGAACCGGTCGTCCCCGCTGAGCCTGACGTAGGGGGCCGCGTTCAGGTCGCCGATGAGGTTGCCCAGCGGCTGCACCACGCCCTTGGTCCCGTCCGCCAGCTCGTACATGCAGCCCAGGTCCAGGTCGACGTTGACCATGCCCTGGGTGTGCGCCTGGACGACCTCGGGCTGGAAGAGCTTCAGCGGACGCAGCAGCCGGCCGCTCTGCCGCGACCGGCCGCCGATGTCCGACGTACGCATCCGCCACGACAGGTTGACGCGCAGGTTGCCCGACAGCGCGCCCTGCTTGTTCAGCGAGACCGTGGCGTTGCGCCTGGAGAGCACGATCGAGTTCGTCGCGGAGTTACCCGACTCGAACTGCGACGCCCGCCGCGGAAACAGGCCGTCCCAGAAGGCCATCCCAACCCCCACATGTATCGGTAAGTACCGCCGACCCGCCGCCTACGGCCCCACACACCCCGCACGCCACTGCGGGGCGGCCACCGGGCCGGGCCCGGGTGTCACCCGGGAACGCCGACGTGGGCCGCCCCGCAGAGAGAGCGTTCCTCAATCCCTACCGGGTCACACCCCGGAGGAGACCTCCGCCTTGGAATCCGAGCCGCCGCCGTCGCCGCCGGACGCCTCGAGCGCCTTGTTGCGCCGCACCGACGACCAGAAGGACCAGCCGATCAGGACGACGCCGACGAGACCGGTGATGATCTCGTTGATCTCGTACTGGATGGTGACGAGCAGGATCACCGACAGGGCGCCGATCGCGTAGTGCGCGCCGTGCTCGAGGTAGACGTAGTCGTCCAGCGTGCCCTGACGGACCAGGTAGACCGTGAGCGAACGGACGTACATGGCGCCGATACCGAGGCCGAGCGCCATCAGCACGATCTCGTTGGTGATGGCGAAGGCGCCGATGACACCGTCGAACGAGAAGGACGCGTCGAGGACCTCAAGGTAGAGGAACATGAAGAACGCGGCCTTGCCCGCCAGAACCACCGCGGAGGGGGACTTGCCGGACTTCCTGGCCTCTTCCTCGGCCTCCTGCTCGCGCTCCTCCTCCTCTTCGAGCTTGTTCTCGAAGAATCCGGAGAGACCGCCGACCACGAGGTAGGTGATCAGGCCGGCGATGCCGGAGAGCATCACGGTCGACGCCTTGTCGGCGTGACCGCCACCGTGCTGGTGCGCCTGGGTGGCGACCGTCATGGCCGCGACCAGGAGGACGATCAGCGCGACGCAGACCGACAGCATGTCGACCTTGCCGAGCTTGGCGAGCGGGCGCTCGATCCAGCGCAGCCACTGGATGTCACGGTCCTCGAAGATGAAGTCGAGGAAGATCATGAGCAGGAACATGCCACCGAAAGCGGCGATCGACGGATGGGCGTCCGTCACCAGTTCCTTGTACCGCTCAGGGTCGTTGAACGAGAGGTCGATCGCTTCGATCGGCCCCAGCTGGGCGCTGATGGCCACGATCACGACGGGGAACACCAGCCGCATACCGAAGACCGCGATGAGCACACCGACGGTGAGGAAGATCTTCTGCCAGAAGGCACTCATCTTCTTCAGGATTCCGGCGTTGATCACCGCGTTGTCGAAGGACAGCGAGATCTCCAGGATCGACAGGATCGCTACGACGCCGAATGCCTGCCACCCCCCGTAGAACACCGCTGCGACCAGGCCGAGCGCGGTAACCGCGAACGACCAGCCGAAGGTTTTCAGAAGCACTGGCTACCCCATCGTGTAAGTAACGGGTCTCCCCCGGTTGAGTACGGGGCTCCCCCGCGCCGTGCGCGGCTTTACGAAACGTTGACCCCGAAGTCTAGAGCGATGCCCCGAAGCCCTGACGCGTACCCCTGTCCGACTGCACGGAATTTCCACTCCCCGCCGTAGCGGTAGAGCTCGCCGAAGATCATCGCCGTCTCCGTCGACGCGTCCTCGGTGAGGTCGTACCGCGCCAGCTCCTGACCGTCCGCCTGGTTCACCACGCGGATGAAGGCATTGCTGACCTGACCGAATGTCTGCCCACGATTGTCGGCATCATGGATCGATACCGGAAAAAGAATCTTGTCGCAGTGTGCCGGGACCTGCGTGAGGTTCACGATGACGGACTCGTCGTCGCCGTCACCCTCCCCCGTGAGGTTGTCCCCGGTGTGCTCGACGGAGCCGTCGGGGCTGGTGAGGTTGTTGTAGAACACGAACCACTCGTCGCCGAGGACCCGGCCCGACTGGCACAGCAGTGCGCTGGCGTCGAGGTCGAAGTCGGCTCCCGTCGTGGATCGTGCGTCCCAGCCGAGCCCGACCAGCACCTGCGTGAGATTGGGTGCGGCCTTGGAGAGGGAGACATTGCCTCCCTTGGCGAGCGTGACGCCCATGGTGTGTCCTCCCCGAGTCGATGGACGGTCTTTCCCCCCGGCAGGGGCGCCTGACGGACGCGGGGCGCTCTGCCGAGCGCGTCCGGCGCCGCACGTGTGCGGCGCCGGACGCGGTGGAGCTGTGAGGTGTCCGGAGGCTTCTCCGGACCGGCTCGGACGTTCTCGCCCGAGCGGTGTCCGGAGGCTTCTCCGGACGGGCTCAGACGTTGACGCCGAAGTCCTGCGCGATGCCGCGCAGACCCGAGGCATACCCCTGGCCGATGGCACGGAACTTCCACTCGGCGCCGTTGCGGTAGAGCTCGCCGAAGACCATGGCGGTCTCGGTCGAGGCGTCCTCGCTGAGGTCGTAGCGCGCGAGCTCGCTGTTGTCCGCCTGGTTCACCACGCGGATGTACGCGTTGCGCACCTGGCCGAAGCTCTGCTGACGGCTCTCGGCCTCGTAGATCGAGACCGGGAAGACGATCTTGTCGACGTCGCCCGGGACACCGGCGAGGTTGACCTTGATGACCTCGTCGTCGCCCTCGCCCTCACCGGTGAGGTTGTCACCGGTGTGCTCGACGGAGCCGTCAGGGCTCTTGAGGTTGTTGAAGAAGACGAAATTCCCGTCGCTGCCGACCTTGCCCTCGGCGTTCGTCAGCAGTGCGCTGGCGTCGAGGTCGAAGTCACCGCCGGTGGTCGTACGGGCATCCCAGCCCAGACCGACGATGACCGCGGTCAGGTTCGGCGCGGCCTTGGTCAGCGAGACGTTTCCGCCCTTGCTGAGGCTGACTCCCACGAGTCCTCCAAAAGTTGTGAGAGGGCCGGCAGACACCAGCGCCCCCGTCGTGCGTTGGCATCGGATCAACGATTGGATCCTAGTGACCGGTTCCCGGCCAAAACAGGCTTTTGGCCGCCCGCCGCCAGGAGATCCCCGGATCCGGCACGTCACAAACGCCGGATCCCGCACATCGCGGACCCCGGGGCCGACGCGGGCCGGTCCCGGGGATCCCCGGATCAGAGCGCGTCGAGCGCCTTGACGTAGTCGTTCAGGTCACGCGCGTCCGGCAGGCCGTTGACGACGGTCCAGCGGACCACGCCCTCCTTGTCGATGATGAACGTGCCGCGCACCGCGCAGCCCTTGTCCTCGTCGAAGACGCCGTACGCCCGCGAGACGGCGCCGTGCGGCCAGAAGTCCGAGACGAGCGGGTACTCGAGGCCCTCCTGCTCGGCGAAGACGCGCAGGGTGTGGATCGAGTCGTTGGAGACGGCGAGCAGCTGGGTGTCGTCGTTCTCGAACGCGGGGAGCTCGTCCCGGAGCGCGCACAGCTCACCCGTGCAGACACCGGTGAAGGCGAAGGGGTAGAAGAGCAGCACCACGTTCTTCTCACCACGGAAGTCGGAGAGCTTCACGGTCCGCCCGTGGTTGTCCTTCAGCTCGAAATCCGGAGCCTTCGTGCCGGCCTCGATCGCCATGTGAAACGCGTCCCTTCTCAGTGGTCGTACGTCCCCGGCCTGGTCCGTCCGGGTGACACCCACCCTACGCAGCGTCCCCGGCGGACCCGGGGCAGGCCCGCGGGGGTGCACGTACGAGGGCCCCCGGCGGCGTGGTGCCGTCGGGGGCCTTCGGGTGTGGAAAGAGCTCTCAGCGCTTGGCCGGGGCCCCCTTGGGAGTGACCAGACGGCTGCCCGTCCAGTCCTTGCCCGCGCTGATGCTCTTGGTCTGGGCGAGACCAGCTGTCTGGGCAGCCTCGTTGATGTCGCTCGGTTCGACGTATCC contains:
- a CDS encoding TerD family protein, which gives rise to MTHAMLKGSNVPLDATAVRAVLRWTPGAGVPDVDASALLIGPDGRVRSDEDFVFYNQPRHPSGLVRRLPKRSAPEGLTDTIEADLSALDPSVDQVVIAASCDEAAFERVTDLRISLYDAASAEGEPLAVFDVRAETGEETAVICGELYRRGDGWKFRAVAQGYPTGLVGLATAFGISVDEAEAASEPGPAAVPDPQATVQHPPPGPRSTVQHQQPAPDSQATVQQPAYGYPQPSAAPQPAYGYPQPTSPPQPAYGYPQPAAAQPAYGYPQPAAAAAPAADPNFVLPPQGPQFLRP
- a CDS encoding TerD family protein, which translates into the protein MAFWDGLFPRRASQFESGNSATNSIVLSRRNATVSLNKQGALSGNLRVNLSWRMRTSDIGGRSRQSGRLLRPLKLFQPEVVQAHTQGMVNVDLDLGCMYELADGTKGVVQPLGNLIGDLNAAPYVRLSGDDRFGAPSGETVYVNLDKRDEIKRLLFFVYIYDQTPAFDRTHAKVTLYPGNGPRIEIELDERAPQARSCAVFTVDNVKGELIVRREVKFVYGFQSELDRMYGFGMQWGRGYKTRA
- a CDS encoding DUF475 domain-containing protein: MLLKTFGWSFAVTALGLVAAVFYGGWQAFGVVAILSILEISLSFDNAVINAGILKKMSAFWQKIFLTVGVLIAVFGMRLVFPVVIVAISAQLGPIEAIDLSFNDPERYKELVTDAHPSIAAFGGMFLLMIFLDFIFEDRDIQWLRWIERPLAKLGKVDMLSVCVALIVLLVAAMTVATQAHQHGGGHADKASTVMLSGIAGLITYLVVGGLSGFFENKLEEEEEREQEAEEEARKSGKSPSAVVLAGKAAFFMFLYLEVLDASFSFDGVIGAFAITNEIVLMALGLGIGAMYVRSLTVYLVRQGTLDDYVYLEHGAHYAIGALSVILLVTIQYEINEIITGLVGVVLIGWSFWSSVRRNKALEASGGDGGGSDSKAEVSSGV
- a CDS encoding TerD family protein; this translates as MGVTLAKGGNVSLSKAAPNLTQVLVGLGWDARSTTGADFDLDASALLCQSGRVLGDEWFVFYNNLTSPDGSVEHTGDNLTGEGDGDDESVIVNLTQVPAHCDKILFPVSIHDADNRGQTFGQVSNAFIRVVNQADGQELARYDLTEDASTETAMIFGELYRYGGEWKFRAVGQGYASGLRGIALDFGVNVS
- a CDS encoding peroxiredoxin, with the translated sequence MAIEAGTKAPDFELKDNHGRTVKLSDFRGEKNVVLLFYPFAFTGVCTGELCALRDELPAFENDDTQLLAVSNDSIHTLRVFAEQEGLEYPLVSDFWPHGAVSRAYGVFDEDKGCAVRGTFIIDKEGVVRWTVVNGLPDARDLNDYVKALDAL
- a CDS encoding TerD family protein, translating into MGVSLSKGGNVSLTKAAPNLTAVIVGLGWDARTTTGGDFDLDASALLTNAEGKVGSDGNFVFFNNLKSPDGSVEHTGDNLTGEGEGDDEVIKVNLAGVPGDVDKIVFPVSIYEAESRQQSFGQVRNAYIRVVNQADNSELARYDLSEDASTETAMVFGELYRNGAEWKFRAIGQGYASGLRGIAQDFGVNV